A genomic window from Flavobacterium azooxidireducens includes:
- a CDS encoding T9SS type A sorting domain-containing protein translates to MKKLYTLSLILLISGFSFAQNVITNGGFESWTEGTPDGWLITLGNNGGSVSQETTIVHEGQSSVRLVAPNGTGNNRVGFTDFAVTPGTNYTLTYWYYDQDNNARFRHWASFRSDTAALPNNQQVPEFQPSTYNENTTGWQQVTVTGVAPAAATIMRLDFRVFQESNDASGGSVFIDNVAFGTNLSVNKNSIEGLKVYPNPVTNGTLYISTQANAERTIQIYDILGKQVANKVTSNEAINVSNLNAGVYIVKITEEGKTASRKLVIN, encoded by the coding sequence ATGAAAAAACTTTACACTTTATCTTTAATTTTGTTAATTAGTGGGTTTTCTTTTGCCCAAAATGTAATTACTAATGGAGGTTTTGAATCTTGGACAGAGGGTACTCCAGATGGATGGTTGATTACGCTTGGTAATAATGGTGGATCTGTTTCTCAAGAAACAACTATCGTACACGAAGGTCAAAGTTCTGTGAGACTTGTAGCTCCAAACGGAACTGGCAATAATAGAGTTGGATTTACTGATTTCGCAGTTACTCCAGGCACAAACTATACACTTACTTATTGGTATTATGATCAAGACAACAATGCTAGATTTAGACATTGGGCGTCTTTTAGATCAGATACTGCAGCACTACCAAATAATCAACAAGTTCCTGAATTTCAACCTTCAACATATAACGAAAACACAACTGGTTGGCAACAAGTTACTGTTACAGGTGTTGCTCCTGCAGCAGCTACAATTATGAGATTAGACTTTAGAGTATTTCAAGAATCTAATGATGCATCAGGCGGTAGCGTATTTATAGATAATGTTGCTTTTGGAACTAATTTATCTGTAAACAAAAATTCAATCGAAGGTTTGAAAGTATATCCAAATCCAGTAACTAACGGAACTTTGTACATTTCTACTCAAGCAAATGCTGAAAGAACTATACAAATTTATGACATCCTAGGAAAACAAGTTGCAAACAAAGTAACTTCTAACGAAGCTATCAATGTTT